ATTTTTACCCCCATTACCTTTGTCATCTATCGATTTTACCTTGATACTTATCGTTTTGCCTGCTTTTTAAGAATACCCTCTCTTCTACCTCAAATTGAGAGCAacaatttacctatctggcccataGTCGTATCTTCTCCTCTACCACTTgcaagtcttgccttaactcgatCCTTTGTTGCTCTTTTGTCTGTTATCTCCCTTACcttgtaatctctagatcttgccttgatgcttatcttaggtctgctttTTAAATCTCCTCTTTTCTATCTCAATGtgagagcggtgttttacttatctccCCTTGGCTACATCTTCTTTATCGTGTGCAAGCCTTGTCCTAACTCCATTTTTCGTTGTGTTTGTACACTTGGTTCTTCGATGCCGTATAttttctcttacacccttgtctttatcgcctttgacccttgcgatatttatgtcctTACCTAGATGGTTACTTATCCCTAAACCCAGCTTGAGAAGTGGTGAGTTACCTATCCCTCACTTGATCGCTTCCCCTTCTGTCGCCTTGTAAGTTTTGTCCCAACCCCATCCCTTGTTGTGCTTCTATCTGATATTACCTTTAACCCAGGTCATCTCTCGatatttaccttgatgcttatcttgcacctgcattttaaagtcGTCTCCCCCATTTCAGTTCAGGGGTGTGGTTTTACCTATCTCATCCTTGGTTTTTTTCCCTCCCTTGCCGCTTTGCAACTCTTGCTTCAGCTGTATCCTTTGTTGTGTTCATGCTTCTGTCACATGCATCTCCTCGTCTTTCAACAGCCTTAGAAAGTAGTTATTCCCTTTTtaagaaagaccaccatttaattaaaagaaaCGTACAACAACGAGATATTTGTTGtttaatgtttgtgatgtttgtcTTTGTTTTATGACTATAAAACAAGTGCTTTTACGGTTGATGTGCAAAATAAACTATCGGAAGCGTGAAATAGCTTCTCAAGTCCGATGATTAAATAGATATATTTTGAAATCTCATTTAAAAATTCGATGGAAAATGATTTTTTATAATAACACTCTAAATTAATTTTAGAGACTTTTTTTTACTAGTGGAGATGCTCAATCTCTACGGACTACCGATAAGCCAAAGCCAAAATTGCAAAATGACCCTTATATAAGCCTCGCTTCCGTGTATCCTCCTCTTTCCCCCTCCCATCGCTCGGGAAGGCGAAGGGTCAAGGCGTCTGGCACTTCAGCTTGTCCCGCTTGCAGCTTGCTCCTGGAGTCCTGGTTGCTCCGTCTTCTCCGGTCGGGCTCTTGTCCGACGAACGTGTGGCTGTGGCACTCGGTAGGTCCCTTCCGCGATCCTTCATGATTTGTTTTGCTCTAAAAAACCCttctttatttttatttttattttttgtttttTAATCTACTAGTATAGCAATGCTAGATCACGTGTTCGAAATCATTCGTGTGTCTCTTCTGATCCAGTAGCGCTAGAGCATCTTATCTTTCAGATTGATTGAGATTTTGTGTGAATGGATGAGTTGGGCAAACGAGGATTTTCATTTTTACTGTATCCGCATTTTGGCCATCTACAGAGGAAGTACACTGAGCAGAGCATTCCATGGAGCTCGAGGCGATCGGAAAGCGACTCCGTAtaagcagcggcagcagcagcttGGCCCGCGACAGGCTGACCTCCCTGCCGGATTGTGTCATCCACCACATCATGTCCTTCTTGAGGGCCCGTCAGGTGGTGCAGACCTGCGTGCTGTCCACCAGGTGGAGGCACCTCTGGCGCTCTGTGCCATGCCTTGACATTGACCAGGACGAGTTCAAGGCCGCCGGCTCGAACCGCATCACAGAGAAGGAACGGGAGCACTTCGAGGACTTCACCGACCACCTGCTTATACCTAATAATATTTCCATTGCGCTCCTGGATACACTTCGTCTGCATGTTAGCGATGATGAATATTATCATCGTGGAGCATCAGTTAGATGGATCCGTCATGGCATAAAGTACAGTGCCCAGAATCCTGGCAttatgcacaaggaatcgaacttAGCCTTTTGGCGCCTCAAAAAACTACACCTCTCCGGTGTATATCTGGATGGCAGTTTCATGAAGCATGTCAGTTCAGGGTGCCCGTATTTGGAGGTTCTCGAGCTCAAAGATTGCCCGTGCACATTTGAAGAGGTCACATCCCACACACTGAAGAACTTGATTCTGGAAAATTGCGGATGCAATGGGCTTTATGGGATTACAATTACATCACCCACGCTGAAGAGTTTAACAATTATTGGTAGTGAATATTACAACACAATTACGCTGGTTTTGAAGGCCCCTGCTGTTGCTTATCTGCTCCTGGATGTGATTGCTTATTTTGTTAAATTCGGTGTTTCATTTGATGAGATGTCATCTCTTGCCAAGGCTTCAATTTATCTAAGGGACTGTGTAGGAAGTGGACTCAGCAAGCACCAATTCAAGCTTCTTTGTAGTGTGTTTAATGTGACaactttggtgttgtcaggtttccAGACAATGGTTTGACTGCTGTCTTCATCGATGTTTTCTTATTGCTCTTAATTATATTGCGGTTCCATTTTTGTTACTCAACGAGCTATACAATACATTCCAGGTGATCAGTGAAGAATTCCCAGAATTCCGTAACCTTTTGACCTTGTTATTGGAAAAATGTGATCTTAGTGATAACTTCCAGATGTTGGCAAACTTTCTTCAGCATTCACCTGATTTGGAGAAGCTCACTTTGGGCCGTTGCAAGGTATACTGCACTTTTGACATTGAACATCTGATCCTGACTAATTCTCTAGTTCAATATCGTACATTTTCTGTGATGTGAACAGTTCTCAAAAGATCCcaagaaaaagaaaggaaaagccAGATTGAGCAAGGGGTGTCTGAACCAGTTTAACGTCCGGTGCAAGAACCTCAAGCTTACTGAAATTATCTATGAAGACGACGATGCGAAAAAGGTGGTGGAACTTTTGTGGAGCATGTCAGGGGACCTGCCCAAGAATTACATAAAACTCACCAAGGTTGACCCGGATCATCCTTAGTCCAGGTCATCTGGCACTTGGTCACACAGTGGCTTCTATGAACTTTGCTTGCATGCCTCCCCTGTGTTTAGACGTCCTTAGTTGAACTGCTGGGCGTGTTCTTTTGGACTCATTTCTAGATAATTTAGTTCTACGAGCTATGGTACTTATTTTGTGTGGTCTGCAGCTCGAGACTCTAGTCCTTATGGTGTAAGCTTGCATGCTTCAAAGGGAACAGAAAATTGCATGTTTGCTTCGTTTCCTTGTATATCCGGTTTCAAGTTTGGTGGATGCAGGCTGTTTCGTATTTTTGTTGAACCTGCATGCGTTCACTAATCTACAAAGCTAATTCCCAATCTGTTATGCTTAAACTTCGCACTGATTCGATGGACTTCTGGTTGGACCTTGCATCCTGTATTCCTGTGCCTTTTGGTTTGGTAACCACTTCTCATCTCCTGCAACCGATGAGCCAAAATGccatgaatcctttgcagaccatCAGTTTTTGTGAGAGGGACCTCTGGCCTCTAGCATTCTGTTGTCATGTCTCTATCCACCGCTCTACTCCTGTGCTATAAAAATCAGTCCAACTTCATGGATAATATCATTCCTGATTCTGCTACACTGCTCTCACTTTGTCTCTACTTTTCCTTGTGCAACTTCTGAGTGTTATTCGACTTCTGTGATGCATTCTCATTTCCATCCCCGATTAAGCTCCAACTATGGAGGGTTTCAGTTGTGGATCGACCAGTCAGTTGTGCTCTTGCACTCTTGCTCCCACAGTTGGCCCATGCGTGTTCCTAGAAGCACCACATTTTTTTAAGATAAAGGATAATCATCCAACCTCGACACGCACCAGTGTGTGAATTTGGCCCAAATTCCTACCAACCACAACACCAAAGGGATATTTGAATTCACTAGAATtaatagttagttgactaaaaaATTACTAGTGCATTAACCAGCTAACAAATAGTTAACTAACTATTGCCTAATTTGCTAAAAATagttaatagttgaactattaacTAGACTGTTTAGACGTCTTCagctaattttagcagttaactaTTATCTTTAGTGTTCTCAAACACCCCACGCTAATAGATTATAATCTTTACTCTTATAAAGCCCAAATTTTTACTTGATTTCTACAGTCATTCCTTTAGAAAAAGAAGTCATTACACTTCTCTCTAATTTAACCCGCTGCCCTAGACTCTTAATCTCAACACTGCCTCCATAGCTTTCCCTCGCTCTCATAGAACCCTTGCTCTGTTCCCCTCCGTCGCCTCGCCCCGTTCTCTTGGATCGCACCGTGGAAACCGCTGCCTCTTCTTTCTCTCCCGACCTCCCCATCCCAATGTTGTCTCTATCGCTTCGCCTCGCTTTGAATGTGGCTTCGACACCGTTCTCTTGAATTCGATGCGGGGATTTAGTTGGATTTCAACCAGCAGCATGTGGAGGACCTACAACCTGTTGTGTACTAATAAATCCTTTCTCCTAACTCTTTTCGTACAAGATATTTGTAGGTATCTTTTTGTTTTCCTGGTAAGCCTAGTTACTTAGTAGATATATGTTGATTTTGTATGGCGTCGGGGATCCGCGTGGCGGTGCTTATCATTTAGAACTGATTTGGCGaccagaaaaatagaaatgaatcTCTTTCGGTGACCAAAAAAATAGAAAGGAATCTCTttcctattcaaaattgaatagaagagAATTTCTTCTCTGTAGATCTATATCTATCACTGGTCACAAAATCAGCCCTTAACAAACTGAGTACAAACTTGCAAGAAGCATACAATGGGACACTTCAACACCAACGTTACATGGAGCATGATCAGCTACCCATGCACATCACTCGAATGACATAGGAATGACTGAATACAAATGTTAAAACAATTGTCAGAAAGGAATACTTACGATGAGGCCAAGCTGTCTGGTTTTCCCTGATAGCTTCAATGGATCATCTTGCTCTACAAAACAAAATGACATGATTATGGATCATTCCATTCAGCACTGTAAACAGAAAATTAACATTGTTCCATCTGCACATGAAGCATGTCAGCTTCAGACACGAGGCACTTTTTTTGAAAGACAGATATGGGGCACTAAGACCCTGTTATCTACAAAATATATAGCCCATTCTCCATTCAGACTTTACCTGCCAGCGGGTTTCCTCAATTTTTTCGGCCTCTGTTCGGAGCCGAGACCAGTAGGATTCGATTCGAGCAGAGATGGCAGCGGCATGGACAGTGCTGGTTGTGTTGCTCGTCGCGTCGCGACACAGGTGCGTCGGCAGCGCCGGTCACAGCGCCAGCGTTCCTATGGGCCCCCAAAAGCTATGGTGATTATTAATTCGTTGTGTTTATTGTTTCCGTTAGATCCAGAGTTTGTTAGACACGATGTGCGATATTGATGATCGGGGTTCTGGGTGGGCTGTTTGGTTTGAAAAAACCGATCCATTCTAGATAAAGTAATGTATCATTTGTTCATACCACAAATTTGACAGAAATAACACGTTTATTAtattattaataattatttatcTACGAGGAATGAAATGCTAATAGATTAACTCATTCTatttcacaaaccaaacaaaaaagtgagatGTGATAAGTGAGAAAATAATGGACTACCTCATTCATTAAACCAAACACGCTATTAATAAGTGGAACCCATTACGAATAGGTTccttgactaaagtttagttcgtgTCACATCAAACATTTGAATATTAATTagaagtatgaaatatagacttaATTAAgtttaataaatttgtctcgCGTTCTGTAAAATTAATTgtttaattagactatatttaataccgaTAATTACCATTTAAATATTTAATGTGACatgagctaaactttagcagAGGACAACAAAACACAGTAGTGTATAGAGCTTTGCCATACATATAGAATTTCCTAATATTTGTTCATCGAATAGTTTCTTTATTATCTACTATTCTTTCATTGTTGCCTTTGTTAAGTAAGGTATTAAAATTTTTAAGGCCGCACAAATTTGCATCTTTGACGTTGCATGAGATCACATGCTTGTTAGATAAGATGGCCATGGCCTTGCGTGTTCTGGATCTTCTGCTTCACTTAGAAAATTACAAAAAAAAAGGGAACTGAGACATAGCTCGTGATAAAGGGATCTATGGTATGAGTTGGCCGATCCTGGTTCGATTCCTATCTCGATTCCTATCGTTCCTAGGATTTCCCACACATTTAGGTGGGGAGCCTCTTCCCTCTAGTGACAATCAAAAAAGTTATAAAAATATATGTTCATCCAACACTATTCAAAATTAAAGATTCTGACTTTATGCTTATATCCCGTTTGGATGTAGATATTGGTGCATAGAATTGTGAATTGGAATCAGCCTTCCTGAATTCTGTTGTTTGGTTGCACAATCAAAAAAGTTATAAAAATATGTTGTTTGGTCAGGGGGCGCGTCTGCTTAGCTACGCTGACCGGGGACCTGTCTGGTGACCACTGGACGACCCTGCGCGCCCTGCTCCCTCTCTACAGATCCATTACCACGTGCTTGATCAATGATGGCCGGTCGACAGCGTTCTAGTTTGATGCCTGGCTTGGGGAAGATGACCTGTCTACCAAGTTCCCATCTCTGTTCAGCGTGCGTGAAGTCCTGGAAACTGGCCTTGCAGCACACCTTGTGCCACGCCTGACCCCTCAAGCTGTAGAAGAGCGATATGCACTTCAGTTGGCTCTTGACGACGTGATGCTGTCCGAGGCGCCGGACATACGCCATTGCCCCATTGCTGCCGTTGGAGGCAACCTGCGCACTAGGAGTCTCTACCGTGTCATTCGCATTGGCGAGGGGGCGCACAGTACCGAGTCAGCTTTTGTTTGGCAAAACCAAGCCCCCCCGGGTGCGTTTCTTTGGTTGGCTGGTCAACAACGGTCGTGTCCAATGCCGTGTTAACCTGGCCAGGAAAGGGATTGTCCAAGATACTACGTGTGAGATCTGTGGGCAAGCTCCCGAGGACACGGCGCACATCTTCATCCATTGCGGTTTTGCCTCCCGCTTATGGGGTATTTTGGGTGTCCAGATTGCCCCGGACCGCAGCAACGTCCTCCTGAGCCTGCTAAGGCCACCTACTATCCCGACAAAACACTACAACATGTTTGTCCTTCTCTGTTGCTGGCAGCTGTGGAAACGCAGAAATGCTGTGGTGTTCCGTGGGGAAAGATCACCGCTCGCAACAACCATGCTACTGTGTCGCTCTGAAGCTGAATTATGGAGACACAGGCTACGACAAGAGGACTACCATATTGTGGCTGCCTGGTGTCGTGTTTTGTGTAACGTAACATAATCTCATCGATGTAACCCCCCCTTGCTGTAAAAAAATAGGCGTTTTGGCCACAAAGTAATGAAATTCAGGTGGGGATCCTATCCCCTCCGGTGACATTCAAAAAAAGAATTGAGATTTTGGAATCAGAGAGCCAATTCCGTGGTATTGGACTATAACTAGAAACTCTCCTTCCCAATTCAGATTATCACCCCTTTGTATTGTGCGAAATTAGACCACTCAATTCTAAACTCCATATAGTGGCACCCAAACAGTAAAATTGGAATTGCATCTCATTTCAATATCATGACTGATTTGGTATTGAAACCAATTCAATTCCATGCCCTTCAATACCGACATCCAAACGGAGCATTAGGGAATTCATAAGCTCGGTGGCACCTCTGAGAAGTTACTaaacaaaatggtaaatttgcatCGTTGATGTTGCATAGTGCACATTACTTTGGGCCATGACGGAGCTCGCGCTCGTTGGCGTCGACATACAGGTGATTGGCAGCGTGATTGCTATCAAAATTCTCTCCCAAGGCATCGTGCCACAGTGGGGTGGCCTCGTCATCATCGCACTCAATTGGTAAAGTTGTTTCGCTCTCGTGGTTTGTGTCTATAGTTTTATCTTTTTACTATAGGTTTTGAGTACATTATTTTCCTGTTCATAATCATTTAAGTGACATGCTTTTTCTTGTGTATGGATTctgttctaattatgttttgtTTGCTGTGCGTGGGATATGGTCAGGGATAATAAGGTGACAGCGATTGCTTCCGGGGAATAGCATGTTGTTACTACCATCCACCTCCACATATCTAGGAGTATGCACTGGTTTATCCATTCTTGGTTGTTCGTTTCATTTGGTTTTGTTTGTTGGTTAATTGTGAGGACACCAATCCAAAGGTGTGGATTTCTTCACCCGAAATCACTTGCATGTTATTCATCCTCGATTCATCTTGAATTGCCTGCTTAGCATAGCAGTTTGAGGATTTTTTGTAGTGGGTGCCATGTATAAGTGTCTAGGGTTTGGTTGGAAATTGTTAGTTCATTTTGTGTTAGAATTTATGAGATATTGAGGTCGGTTATACTATATGTGTTGTTCATTTTTATGTAAACATTGTGCACTAATATTTTATGCATGGGCATTGTACTAGTAGATTACAACTTTTAGTATCTTTCGgtaccctggaacaggggtaccccttactatagtaAGAAGGCGTGGTAAACaacgcccgaccccaccacgtgggcgacTCCGGGGCCACCAGATGACCAAAGAAGGTAACATATACCGTGATATCATCAGTGGATCCAGACCCCCGTGAGAAAGTGCTGGACCCCAGCATACATGACCTGGACCTCCGAATATGACCCGGGACCTCCACGTTCCCCTGAATGGGGCCCGGACCCCCTCTAAGTGAGATCTGGATCATCCATGACAAGATCTCGGGACGAAGAATACCCTAGCCTAAGTCAAggacgtacaggggtccggcacagACACTTGTCAGGGTCTTGCCAGGCGCGcctccgctccccgctcaggcggggacccggtgctgccacgtggcctacgtcCAGTGACGTAAGCCGACGGGTAGAGTCTGACGTAAGACCTCAGGGCCACAcgatctctgcatttattgcggacatCGCGCGTTGCCTGTCCGCCCTGCAGACAGGCGATGTGACGActcggcatttaatgtgcccccTCCACTCTGATGGCAGGCGACGACCAGACCACCCtataggcggcgtgcctgtccaatcAGACAGCGAGCGGTACGCCCACACCGCAGCAAGCGCGCAACGGTCATCATGACTTGTAGGATACCGAGGAACCTTCTGCTGCACACCAATCCTACTCAAGCGACGGATGTCGGGACACAGGGAGATAGCACAAGGTGACCGACATTAGTTGCTCCGGGTATTCCATTCGTTATGTCTCTGGGCCCAGATGTCGGGGTTCAAAGTCttttgtacatgcccccctttagctataaaaggggaggcaagcAACGTTACGACTTAGACTCAACTTAGACTCTCAATTCTCAAGCTTCCACAACAATCCAACATACAGTGGAGTagagtgttacgctccggcggcctgaaccactctaaactctcgcgtgttcatgtgtTTGATGTCCGCTTagcaagacaggcaaaacgcttaagcccctttctcatcttaggatttagagcgggtgcactccgccacccggccggagaattccctctccgacatttggtgcgccaggtaggggaagcGCCGGCCTGGATCCTCCAGGCGTGCGACGACGCACTCCATCCGAGCAGGTGGTGCACCGTGTCGAGCcttctcaggggactcaagacgcgCACCTACGACTGCTTGAAGAAGTATGGTGCGAATTGGGTCAATGAACTCCCTTCCGTGCCATGGGGGAACCGGACAACACCCAGCCgagccaccggggagaccccattcttcctggtctacggggccgaagcatgTGTCCCCCCGGAAATCATCATGGGTTCCCCTCGGGTCCATGCCTTTGAGGAATCTATGCAGGGACAGCTACGGCGTGAAgacatggacttcatcgacgagcgtaGGTGGCAAGCATccatccgaaatgcacggtacaaccaagtgctcaggcgctaccaccaacggttcgtgcatagtagggagcttagggtcggggacctagtcctaaggctagtactgaaccgagaagggctccataaactctcccccagctgggaaggacccttcaaggtgatggaAGTATGCCAACCCAGGTGTGTCCGCCTcaccacaactgaaggagagtctcagcccaatccctggaacatagagcacctccgtaagttcttcccataaaagcaaaactgggggatgcagttttcttcctttgtaactaggtagcaCACATATGTACACCAGGCCGGTAAGGTCCGCCCTTataaacccggtctgttggtTTACGCTCAAGAAGTTATGAAGAGAAAATTCACCCCACCCTAGATTTGCTTTTTGGTGGTCTTATCATGCTTAATCTTGCAACTattatttttatctaacccacccacacGGATTCCCTCCATTGCTGGTATGGTGCATCCGGATTGAATAGCCAGGCCGTATAGCATGGCGGCCCAACGAAACCACCGGGAGCGGGGGCCACGTACCTGCCAGCTGCGGGTACAAACGTGGCAGGCGACATGACTGAAGGTGGGTTGGCGGCGGCTACGTCAGCAAGTGCCCGAAAATGGCACGTCAAACAGGCTTTTGCCCCACCTATAGGCTTGtaacctcccctgaggcgggcccaagGGTCACTGCCGgtaccctggaacaggggtaccccttactatagtaAGAAGGCGCGGTAAACaacgcccgaccccaccacgtgggcgacTCCGGGGTCACCAGATGACCAGAGAAGGTAACATATAGCGTGATATCATCAGTGGATCCAGACCCCCGTGAGAAAGTGCTGGACCCCAGCATACATGACCTGGACCTTCGAATACGACCCGGGACCTTGCGCGTTCCCCTGAATGGGACCTGGATCCCTCTAAGGCCATGTTCGTTTGATTCCAAAACCATAGGGATCGAGGGGGATTGGAAGGGATTGGAGAGGATTTTGACTTgtaggggatttaatccccctcaatccctatGGATTGACataaaacgaacaaggcctaagtgaGGTCTGGATCATCCACGACAAGATCTCAGGACGAAGAATACCCTGGCCTAAGTCAATGacgtacaggggtccgacacAGACACTTGTCAGGGTCTTGCCAGGCACGCCTCCGCTCCCTGCTCAGGCGGGGACCcggtgctgccacgtggcctacggcCCGTGATGTAAGCCGGTGGGTAGAGTCTGACGTAAGACCTCAGGGCTACGcgatctctgcatttattgcggagatcgCGCGCCGCTTGTCCGCCCTGCAGACAGGCGATGTACCGActcggcatttaatgtgccccgtCCACTCTGATGGTAGGCGACGACCAGACCACCCTactggcggcgtgcctgtccaattAGACAGCGAGCGGTACGCCCACACCGTAGCACGCGCGCAGCAGTCATCATGACTTGTAGG
This portion of the Zea mays cultivar B73 chromosome 2, Zm-B73-REFERENCE-NAM-5.0, whole genome shotgun sequence genome encodes:
- the LOC103646420 gene encoding MEIOTIC F-BOX protein MOF translates to MELEAIGKRLRISSGSSSLARDRLTSLPDCVIHHIMSFLRARQVVQTCVLSTRWRHLWRSVPCLDIDQDEFKAAGSNRITEKEREHFEDFTDHLLIPNNISIALLDTLRLHVSDDEYYHRGASVRWIRHGIKYSAQNPGIMHKESNLAFWRLKKLHLSGVYLDGSFMKHVSSGCPYLEVLELKDCPCTFEEVTSHTLKNLILENCGCNGLYGITITSPTLKSLTIIGSEYYNTITLVLKAPAVAYLLLDVIAYFVKFGVSFDEMSSLAKASIYLRDCVGSGLSKHQFKLLCSVFNVTTLVLSGFQTMVISEEFPEFRNLLTLLLEKCDLSDNFQMLANFLQHSPDLEKLTLGRCKFSKDPKKKKGKARLSKGCLNQFNVRCKNLKLTEIIYEDDDAKKVVELLWSMSGDLPKNYIKLTKVDPDHP